From a region of the Sminthopsis crassicaudata isolate SCR6 chromosome 6, ASM4859323v1, whole genome shotgun sequence genome:
- the LOC141546608 gene encoding olfactory receptor 4B1-like: protein MAVANNVTQLLFTGLFQDPEAQRISFVVFLPVYMATMLGNGLIILTVNTSKSLSSPMYFFLSHLSLVEICYSSTVVPKFISGLLVENKTISLDGCMTQIFFFHFFGVAEILLLTVMAYDRYVAICKPLHYMTIMNRPVCHVLVFSSWLGGIFHSVIQILITIQLPFCGPHVIDHYFCDLHPLFKLACTDTFVEGIIVLANSGLFAMIFFLLLISSYIVILVHLRNQSAEGRRKALSTCASHITVVLLFFGPAIFLYMRPSSTFTEDKLVSVFYTMVTPMLNPIIYTLRNAEVKNAMKRLWRKKLNLGGE, encoded by the coding sequence ATGGCTGTGGCAAACAACGTGACCCAATTACTATTCACAGGTCTCTTCCAGGATCCAGAAGCACAGAGAATTTCTTTTGTGGTGTTTCTTCCTGTGTACATGGCCACAATGTTGGGCAACGGTCTCATCATCTTAACTGTCAATACCAGCAAGAGTCTGAGCTCTCCTATGTATTTCTTTCTTAGTCACTTGTCCTTAGTAGAGATCTGTTACTCCTCTACTGTTGTTCCTAAATTCATTTCTGGCTTATTGGTAGAGAATAAAACCATCTCTTTGGATGGCTGCATGACCCAGATCTTTTTCTTCCACTTCTTTGGGGTTGCTGAGATCCTCTTGCTCACAGTGATGGCCTATGACCGGTATGTAGCCATCTGTAAACCCCTGCACTACATGACCATCATGAATCGCCCTGTGTGCCACGTGCTGGTGTTTAGTTCCTGGTTAGGGGGCATATTCCATTCTGTGATTCAGATCCTCATTACTATCCAATTGCCCTTCTGTGGTCCCCATGTGATCGACCATTATTTCTGTGACCTCCATCCCTTATTCAAGCTTGCCTGTACTGACACTTTTGTGGAGGGAATCATTGTTTTAGCCAATAGTGGTTTATttgctatgattttctttctcttattgatttcttcttataTTGTCATCTTGGTTCACTTGAGAAACCAGTCAGCAGAGGGGAGACGCAAGGCCCTGTCTACTTGTGCCTCCCACATCACTGTTGTCCTTTTATTCTTTGGTCCTGCTATTTTTCTCTACATGCGGCCCTCTTCCACCTTCACTGAAGACAAACTCGTGTCCGTGTTCTACACGATGGTCACTCCAATGTTGAACCCCATTATTTATACCTTGAGAAATGCAGAAGTAAAGAACGCCATGAAGAGATTGTGgaggaagaaattgaacttgggaggggaatga
- the LOC141546517 gene encoding olfactory receptor 4B1-like: MAVANNVTQLLFTGLFQDPEAQRVSFVVFLPVYMATMLGNGLIILTVNTSKSLNSPMYFFLSHLSLVEICYSSTIVPKFISGLLVENKTISLDGCMTQIFFFHFFGVAEILLLTVMAYDRYVAICKPLHYMTIMRCPVCQMLVFSSWLGGMFHSVIQILITVQLPFCGPHVIDHYFCDLHPLFKLACTDTFVEGIIVFANSGLFSVISFLFLISSYVVILVHLRNQSAEGRRKALSTCASHITVVLLFFGPAIFLYLRPSSTFTEDKLVSVFYTMVTPMLNPIIYTLRNAEVKNAMKGLWTKKVNLRGE; encoded by the coding sequence ATGGCTGTGGCAAACAACGTGACCCAATTACTATTCACAGGACTCTTCCAGGATCCAGAAGCACAGAGAGTTTCTTTTGTGGTGTTTCTTCCTGTGTACATGGCCACAATGTTGGGCAACGGTCTCATCATCTTAACTGTCAATACCAGCAAGAGTCTGAACTCTCCTATGTATTTCTTCCTTAGCCACTTGTCCTTAGTGGAGATCTGTTACTCCTCTACTATTGTTCCTAAATTCATTTCTGGCTTATTGGTAGAGAATAAAACCATCTCTTTGGATGGCTGCATGACCCAgatctttttctttcacttctttggAGTTGCTGAGATCCTCTTGCTCACAGTGATGGCCTATGACCGGTATGTAGCCATTTGTAAACCCCTGCACTACATGACCATCATGAGATGTCCTGTGTGTCAGATGCTGGTGTTTAGCTCCTGGTTAGGGGGCATGTTCCATTCTGTGATTCAGATCCTCATTACTGTCCAGTTGCCCTTCTGTGGTCCCCATGTGATCGACCATTATTTCTGTGACCTCCATCCCTTGTTCAAGCTTGCCTGTACTGACACTTTTGTGGAGGGGATCATTGTGTTTGCCAATAGTGGTTTATTCTCTgtgatttcctttctctttttgatttcttcttatgTTGTCATCTTGGTTCACTTGAGAAACCAGTCAGCAGAGGGGAGACGCAAGGCCCTGTCCACTTGTGCCTCCCACATCACTGTTGTCCTTTTATTCTTTGGTCCTGCCATTTTTCTCTACTTGCGGCCCTCTTCCACCTTCACTGAAGACAAACTTGTGTCCGTGTTCTACACGATGGTCACTCCAATGTTGAACCCCATTATTTATACCTTGAGAAATGCAGAAGTAAAGAATGCCATGAAGGGATTGTGGACCAAAAAAGTGAACTTGAGAGGGGAGTGA
- the LOC141546478 gene encoding olfactory receptor 4X2-like: protein MLPTSNVTEFIFLGFSSKQEVQRVFFVVFLLMYTAVVLGNSLIVLTIKCSKSLGSPMYFFLSHLSFVEICYSSTTSPKLIVDLLVKKKTISLEGCITQLFFMHFFGGIEIFLLTIMAYDRCVAICKPLHYMTIMSKQMCGLLLGVSWMGGFLHSIAQILLMFRLPFCGPNVIDHYFCDLLPLLELACTDTYFIGQLIVVNGGSLSLISFGVLLTSYAVILVHLRGHSKEGRQKALSTCASHITVVVLLFGPCIFIYMRPSTTLSVDKMVAVFYTVITPLLNPIIYSLRNSEVKNAMRKLWVRTLKKNEK from the coding sequence ATGCTGCCAACCAGCAATGTGACAGAATTcatttttctaggattctcttccAAACAAGAAGTTCAGAGAGTTTTCTTTGTGGTGTTTCTGCTCATGTATACTGCTGTAGTGTTGGGGAATTCTCTCATAGTGTTAACTATCAAATGCAGCAAAAGCCTTGGCTCTCCTATGTATTTCTTCCTCAGTCATCTCTCCTTTGTGGAGATCTGCTATTCTTCCACTACATCTCCCAAACTCATTGTGGATTTActtgttaaaaagaaaaccatCTCCCTAGAGGGCTGTATCACACAGCTATTCTTTATGCATTTCTTTGGTGGTATTGAAATCTTCCTACTGACAATAATGGCCTATGACAGGTGCGTGGCCATATGTAAACCTCTACACTATATGACAATTATGAGCAAGCAGATGTGTGGGCTCTTGTTGGGGGTGTCCTGGATGGGTGGCTTCCTCCACTCAATTGCCCAAATTCTCCTCATGTTCCGTTTACCCTTCTGTGGCCCCAATGTGATTGACCACTATTTCTGTGACCTACTCCCTCTGCTGGAACTTGCCTGCACTGACACTTACTTCATAGGTCAGCTCATTGTGGTTAATGGTGGGAGCCTTTCACTGATTAGTTTTGGGGTTCTCCTTACCTCTTATGCTGTCATCTTGGTACACCTGAGAGGGCACAGCAAGGAGGGACGCCAAAAGGCTCTCTCCACCTGTGCCTCACACATTACTGTGGTTGTCTTACTCTTTGGGCCCTGCATCTTCATCTATATGCGGCCCTCCACCACACTTTCTGTTGACAAAATGGTAGCCGTATTCTACACAGTGATCACTCCTCTCTTGAACCCAATTATCTACTCCTTAAGAAATTCTGAAGTGAAGAATGCCATGAGGAAATTGTGGGTCAGGACactgaagaaaaatgagaaatga
- the LOC141546472 gene encoding olfactory receptor 4X2-like → MLPTSNVTEFIFLGFSSKQEVQRVFFVVFLLMYTAVVLGNSLIVLTIKCSNSLGSPMYFFLSHLSFVEICYSSTTSPKLIVDLLVKKKTISLEGCITQLFFMHFFGGIEIFLLTVMAYDRCVAICKPLHYMTIMNKQMCGLLLGVSWMGGFLHSIAQILLMFRLPFCGPNVIDHYFCDLLPLLELACTDTYFIGQLIVVNGGSLSLISFGVLLTSYAVILVHLRGHSKEGRQKALSTCASHITVVVLFFGPCIFIYMRPSTTLSIDKMVAVFYTVITPLLNPVIYSLRNAEVKNAMRKLWVRTLKKNEK, encoded by the coding sequence ATGCTGCCAACCAGCAATGTGACAGAATTcatttttctaggattctcttccAAACAAGAAGTTCAGAGAGTTTTCTTTGTGGTGTTTCTGCTCATGTATACTGCTGTAGTGTTGGGGAATTCTCTCATAGTGTTAACTATCAAATGCAGCAACAGCCTTGGCTCTCCTATGTATTTCTTCCTCAGTCATCTCTCCTTTGTGGAGATCTGCTATTCTTCCACTACATCTCCCAAACTCATTGTGGATTTActtgttaaaaagaaaaccatCTCCCTAGAAGGCTGTATCACACAACTATTCTTTATGCATTTCTTTGGTGGTATTGAAATCTTCCTACTCACAGTAATGGCCTATGACAGGTGCGTGGCCATATGTAAACCTCTACACTATATGACAATTATGAACAAGCAGATGTGTGGGCTCTTGTTGGGGGTGTCCTGGATGGGTGGCTTCCTCCACTCAATTGCCCAAATTCTCCTCATGTTCCGTTTACCCTTCTGTGGCCCCAATGTGATTGACCACTATTTCTGTGACCTACTCCCTCTGCTGGAACTTGCCTGCACTGACACTTACTTCATAGGTCAGCTCATTGTGGTTAATGGTGGGAGCCTTTCACTGATTAGTTTTGGGGTTCTCCTTACCTCTTATGCTGTCATCTTGGTACACCTGAGAGGGCACAGCAAGGAGGGACGCCAAAAGGCTCTCTCCACCTGTGCCTCACACATTACTGTGGTTGTCTTATTCTTTGGGCCCTGCATCTTCATCTATATGCGACCCTCCACCACACTTTCTATTGACAAAATGGTAGCCGTATTCTACACAGTGATCACTCCTCTCTTGAACCCAGTTATCTACTCCTTAAGAAATGCTGAAGTGAAGAATGCCATGAGGAAATTGTGGGTCAGGACactgaagaaaaatgagaaatga
- the LOC141547352 gene encoding olfactory receptor 4X2-like, which translates to MVQPGNVTEFIFLGLSHNLKIQRICFVLFLFLYVSIVLGNSLIVLIVNFSKNLDSPMYFLLSHFSFVEICYSSTTSPKLIADLLAERKSISLEGCLTQVFFIHFFGGIEMFVLIIMAYDRYLAICKPLHYMSIMNPWICGLLVGTAWLGGFLHSTAQILLIFNLPFCDSNVIDHYFCDVLPLLELACTDTFFIGLRIVANGGSLTVVSFIILLTSYSVILFHLRGHSKEGRRKALSTCASHITVVVLFFGPCVFIYLRPNTTCYMDKMVAIFYTVITPLLNPVIYSLRNAEVKNAMRKLWVRMVKQGET; encoded by the coding sequence ATGGTACAGCCTGGAAATGTGACAGAATTCATTTTTCTAGGACTCTCTCATAATCTAAAGATTCAGAGAATTTGTTTTGTGCTGTTTTTGTTCTTGTACGTGAGTATTGTATTGGGGAATTCTCTCATTGTGTTGATTGTCAATTTCAGCAAGAACCTTGATTCCCCCATGTATTTCCTCCTCAGTCACTTCTCTTTTGTGGAGATCTGTTATTCCTCAACTACTTCCCCCAAACTTATTGCAGATTTACTTGCTGAGAGGAAATCCATCTCTCTAGAGGGCTGCCTCACCCAAGTGTTCTTTATCCACTTCTTTGGTGGCATCGAGATGTTTGTTCTCATAATAATGGCTTATGACCGATACTTGGCCATCTGTAAGCCTCTGCACTACATGTCCATTATGAACCCTTGGATTTGTGGCCTCCTGGTTGGCACGGCCTGGTTGGGAGGCTTTTTACACTCAACTGCCCAAATTCTCCTTATATTCAACTTACCCTTTTGTGACTCTAATGTGATTGACCATTATTTCTGTGATGTTCTCCCTCTGTTGGAACTGGCCTGCACGGACACCTTCTTCATTGGGTTGCGTATTGTGGCTAATGGAGGGAGCCTGACAGTGGTCAGCTTCATAATTCTCCTGACTTCTTATAGTGTGATCTTGTTCCATCTAAGGGGGCACAGTAAGGAAGGACGCCGAAAAGCCCTCTCCACATGTGCTTCCCATATCACTGTAGTTGTCTTATTCTTTGGACCCTGTGTCTTCATCTACCTGAGGCCCAACACCACTTGCTACATGGACAAAATGGTGGCCATATTCTACACAGTGATTACTCCCCTCCTCAACCCAGTCATCTATTCCTTGAGGAATGCTGAAGTGAAGAATGCCATGAGGAAGCTGTGGGTCAGAATGGTGAAACAAGGAGAGACATGA